A portion of the Verrucomicrobiota bacterium genome contains these proteins:
- a CDS encoding DUF1656 domain-containing protein — MAINLRTPELDFLDLLLPWSLGIGIVGFLSAWVVMTILERTGLTRFVWHVPLFFLGLFVLLASLLGFLFHP; from the coding sequence ATGGCCATAAATCTGCGTACACCCGAGTTGGACTTCCTCGACCTGCTGCTGCCTTGGAGCCTGGGCATCGGGATCGTCGGTTTCCTGAGCGCGTGGGTCGTGATGACGATTCTGGAACGCACGGGGCTGACGCGGTTTGTCTGGCATGTCCCCCTCTTTTTCCTCGGACTGTTTGTCCTGCTGGCCAGTTTGTTAGGTTTCCTGTTTCACCCATGA
- a CDS encoding HlyD family secretion protein — protein MMRHLFNFMLTLAIVAGAAYAAWSLYQRYISNPWTRDCQIRANVVGIAPRISGPVIQVGVKDNQEVKLNDLLFEIDPADYKAQVQIAQGQVLNADANLKQREQEMARQTDLFQRHVSAVQDYQNAQDNLTAAQAQAETARANLQLAQLNLSYTRITAPVNGYVTNMNISPGTYVSAGKQLTALVDTSSFWVAAYFKETQLPFIKVGEKAKVIIMGHRDHPITGEVRSIGWGIFVQDGSSDPSGLLPAVSQTVDWVRLPQRFPVRIQLAPDPGLPLRIGQTVSVAMRPNAATAQAPPAETVARP, from the coding sequence ATGATGCGCCACCTGTTCAACTTTATGTTAACCCTGGCCATCGTGGCCGGGGCGGCTTACGCCGCCTGGAGCCTCTACCAGCGCTACATCAGCAACCCATGGACACGGGATTGCCAGATCCGGGCAAACGTGGTCGGGATCGCGCCGCGAATCTCCGGTCCGGTCATCCAGGTCGGGGTGAAGGACAATCAGGAGGTCAAGCTGAATGATTTGCTCTTCGAGATCGATCCGGCCGATTACAAGGCACAAGTGCAGATCGCCCAGGGTCAGGTGCTCAACGCCGACGCCAATTTGAAACAGCGGGAACAGGAAATGGCCCGCCAGACGGACCTGTTCCAACGCCACGTCAGCGCCGTTCAGGATTATCAGAACGCGCAGGACAATCTAACCGCGGCCCAGGCGCAGGCCGAGACGGCCAGGGCCAACCTGCAGCTGGCTCAACTCAACCTGAGTTACACCCGGATCACGGCGCCGGTCAACGGCTACGTGACCAACATGAACATCAGTCCCGGCACGTACGTCAGCGCCGGTAAACAGCTGACTGCGCTGGTAGACACAAGCTCGTTCTGGGTCGCCGCCTATTTCAAGGAGACGCAGTTGCCGTTCATCAAGGTCGGCGAAAAGGCCAAGGTCATCATCATGGGGCACCGGGACCATCCGATCACGGGCGAGGTGCGTTCAATCGGCTGGGGCATTTTCGTCCAGGATGGTTCGTCGGATCCCTCGGGACTGCTCCCCGCAGTCAGCCAGACGGTCGACTGGGTCCGGTTGCCGCAACGGTTCCCGGTCCGTATCCAGCTGGCCCCCGACCCTGGTCTGCCGTTGCGGATCGGTCAGACGGTCTCCGTCGCCATGCGCCCGAATGCCGCCACTGCCCAGGCGCCGCCTGCCGAAACGGTGGCCCGGCCCTGA